TTGACGTGGGGCATGCTCCTTACAGAAAAGTGTGGAGGGAATGGCGGATAAGCGCTCAAAAGGGATCGGTTTCCCGCTAGCCTTACATATCCCATAAGTGCCTTCATCCATTGCGGAGAGAGCAGCTTCAATATCATCTAGCTCATGCTCGTCCCGCTCTAACAGTGAAATATCCATGGAGCGATTATACAGATCGGTGGCTGCATCCCCCGGATGATTGTCATTCTCGGAGAGCTCTCCGGTGCCATCCCGCATGGATTCCTGTAAGCCGTAATTTTCATTATTCTTTAGCCTGTGCTGAATAGTATCGCGATCTTTTTCTAATCGGGCGCGCAGCTCTGAGAGCTGCTGTACTGTCAGGTGCGTCATGATGATTAAGCTCCTTTCTGTACTTTTTTTAAGATCCTTCCGACTTACCGATTTGCACCGGATGGTTCTTTGTTAGGTTGACCTGAGAGGCGTTATTTTAGCGATGGAAAATAGTCCCCAAGAATAAGCGCCTGAGCGATGTCACGCAATGGACGATCTTCTAAGGGCTGTGCTACAATATACAAGTCTTATAACAGTATTCGTACCGCATTTAGCGGGAAAAATAAGAACGGAGTGACAACTTCTGTGGTGTACTATTTGATTGCTCTTATTGTATTTTTGCTGGATCAAGGAACGAAATATCTCATTGCCACACGTATGGAGATTGGGGATCAGATTCCGGTTATCGGAAATTTTTTCCTAATTACCTCACATCGTAATCGCGGGGCTGCTTTTGGGATTCTACAGGGGCAGCAATGGTTCTTCATTCTGGTTACCGTTATTGTAGTTGCAGGTATCGTTTGGTACTTGAACAAGACTAGACATTCGCAGAAGATGCTGTCTATTGCTCTTGGGCTTGTTCTGGGTGGAGCGTTTGGTAACTTCCTGGACCGGATGATCAGTGGTGAGGTCGTTGATTTCCTTTTGTTTAATTTTGGAAGCTATAGCTTCCCGATTTTTAACGTAGCGGACTCTTCTATTGTTATTGGGGTGGGGCTGATTCTTTTGGACTCATTTCGTGACCTTAGGAAGGGTGAAGAAATCACGGAAATCAAAGAAGTAAAAGAAACAAAGGAAGTAAAAGAAGGGAATGAATGATTTGAATAAAGACGTCAATCACGAAGCGGCATCTACGAGCGAAGAAGAGAGGGACGTCACAGAGTGGACCGTTTCGGCGGAAAATGCGCGGGAGCGAATCGATAAATATATTACGGAATCTTGGGAAGGGGATATTTCTCGTTCTCAGGTGCAACTGTGGATCAGTGGTGGCCATGTTAAGGTAAATGGAGCACCAGTAAAAGCCAACTATAAGCTCTCGGAAGGCGATGTAGTTTCCGTTATCGTCCCTGAAGCAGAAGTGACGGATTTGATTCCGGAGAATATCCCCCTTGAAGTTGTCTATGAGGACAGCGATGTCATTGTGATTAATAAGCCACGTGGTATGGTTGTGCACCCAGCAGCTGGGCATCCGTCAGGCACCTTGGTGAATGCACTGATGTATCACTGCAAGGATCTGTCCGGCATTAACGGTGAGATTCGTCCAGGTATTGTACACCGTATTGATAAGGATACCTCGGGTCTTATTATGGTGGCTAAGAATGATGCCAGTCACGCATCGCTCGCAGCACAGCTTAAAGAGCACAGTGTAACACGCCGCTATATAGCAGTGGTACACGGCAATCTATCGCATGATAAGGGAACGGTAGATGCTCCGATCGGTAGAGATCCACATGATCGCAAGCTATACACTGTAACGGAAAAGAATAGCAAGAAATCTGTGACCCATTTTACGGTGATGGAACGTTTCGGTGACAGTACACTGCTGGAACTGCAGCTGGAGACCGGGCGTACACATCAGATAAGGGTGCATATGAAATTCATAGGTCATCCACTTGTTGGCGATCCGATTTACGGACGCAGCAAGGGAACGACAATGAATGGACAGGCGTTGCATGCAGCAGCGCTTGGATTTATACATCCTTCTACGGGTGAATATAAAGAATTCAGCAGACCTATTCCGGAAGACATGGAAGAAGTTCTGTTCACATTGCGCAGCAGATAAGTACAAATGAAGTGATAATTAGTCTATGGTATTGAACACTGCTTTCCATCATATTTAATAACATAAGGATAAAGAGAGGGTCATGCCTTATTCTTTATCCTTATTTTTTATCACAGAAACGGATCTCTAGAAACATACGCCATCCAAGGGACGGCGAAGCCGTTTCTTCTAATAAGAATAGATAGCCAGGAGATGAGATGACAGTATGAGTATTGAACAATACCAAGATAGCTTCATTCAGACTAATTTTGCAGACCGCATCGGTGGTGCGAACTATGGCAAGGACACCTCGATTTATAAATTCGAGAAAATCAAACGTGCCAAAGCATCCGCAAAGCTGGATTTTCCAGATATTGAACTGATCGATATGGGCGTAGGCGAGCCAGATGAAATGGCTGATGCAGGTATCGTAGCTAAGCTTGCTGAAGAAGCAGCTAAAGAAGAGAACCGTGGTTATGCGGATAATGGAATTGCTGAGTTTAAGACGGCTGCTGCTGAATATTTACGGGAAGTATTCCGTGTTGAAGGCATCGATCCAGTTTCAGAGGTTGTTCACTCTATCGGATCTAAGCCTGCGCTGGCAATGCTGCCTTCTTGCTTCATCAATCCTGGTGATATTACGATCATGACGGTGCCGGGTTATCCAGTGCTGGGTACACATACTAAATACTTGGGTGGACAAGTGTTTACAGTAGAGCTGAAGAAGGAGAATAACTTCCTTCCAGATCTGAACGAAATTCCAGAAGAAGTTGCTCATAAAGCTAAGCTTCTTTACTTGAACTATCCAAACAATCCAACGGGTGCTAGTGCGACTCCTGAGTTTTTTGCTGAGGTCGTTGCATGGGCTAAAAAATACGATGTAGTCGTTATCCACGATGCACCATACGCTGCCCTGACTTATGATGGTTTGAAGCCACTGAGTTTCCTTTCTGTGCCGGGTGCTAAGGATGTTGGTGTGGAACTGCATTCCCTTTCCAAGTCCTACAATATGACAGGCTGGAGAATCGGCTTTGTTGCTGGGAATCCTTTAGTTGTTAAAGCCTTCAGTGATGTGAAGGACAATAACGATTCCGGACAATTTATCGCGATTCAAAAAGCTGCAGCTTATGGCCTTGCTCATCCAGAGATTACTGAAGCGATTGCTGCTAAGTATTCACGTCGTCACAATCTGTTGGTTGATGCACTGAATAGCCTTGGCTTTAAAGCTGAGAAACCAAAGGGTTCCTTCTTCCTTTATGTAGCTGCACCTAAGGGTGTCAAAGGCGGTCGTCGTTTTGAATCTGGTGAGGATTTCTCCCAATTCCTAATTCGTGAGAAGCTAATCTCCACCGTGCCTTGGGATGATGCAGGTCCGTTTGTCCGTTTCTCCGTTACCTTTATTGCTAAGGGTGAAGAGGAAGAAAGACGTGTAATCTCTGAAATCCAAAGACGCCTCAGCGATGTGGAATTTGAATTTTAATTATGGTTTTTAGTTGAAGTGTGAAGTATGAAGTGTGAAGCTAAAAAGATGAAGCTAGTGGAGCTGCCTGAGTGAACCTCGGGCGGCTTTTCTTTATGGTTCAGCTGTATTATAGGGAATTCCTCCGTATAATGTAGCTGATTTCGTTGTTTTATTAGGAAATCCTTCAGTTTATAGGGAGGAATTCCATATAAGCGAACCGGTATAGCAATTATGAGCAGGATTATAGGGAGGTTTTCCCTATAGCAGAACATATACCAACCCCAACCCCAACCCCAACCCCAACCCCAACCCCAACCCCAACCCCAACCCCAACCCCAACCCCAACCCCAACCCCAACCCCAACCCCCAAAAAGACAAAATTCTAGGACTTAGGTCTCGCTTTAGCAGGTGGTTAATATTAAAACATACAGTATACCGCCCTCCTATAGTTGTTAATAGAAGCAGGCATTGAAAGTGCTGCAGTTTAGGCAGATAAAGTTGACATGCAGGGTTTGTTCTGTCATAATTCTCATTAAATGAATAGCGCCTTTAATTCAGTCCTGTGAGGCTGGCAAGGTAACGTGAATCGAGGTTCGCGACTCTTAGAAGGGTATCCGTGTGTACTACACCGGACTGTCTTTTTATGCGCGCGGCCATCATCTTCTTCTGCGGATTTCACTCCTTGCCTGTTATAGGCAAGGAGTTTTTTGATTTCCAGGAACTTGAACAGGCGAACAAGCTGGAGGGTGACAAGATTATGGTTACTGAGAAAAATGTAATTATGGACGAAACGGCGATCCGCCGGGCATTATCCCGTATTGCTCATGAGATTTTGGAGAAGAACAAAGGAATTGAGAATTGTTTGCTGGTCGGCATCCGGACAAGAGGCGTATACCTGGCACAGCGCATCGCTGAGCGTATTAAGGAGATTGAAGGCGTCGAGATTCCTTACGGCGAACTCGACATCACACATTACCGGGATGACCGTGAAGTAGAAGGTAGTGAAGCGGTAGTGAAGAGCAACGTCATTATTACTTCCGGAAGTGATGGCATCCATGATAAGAAGGTCATTTTGTTCGACGATGTGCTTTACACCGGACGCACCATCCGCGCGGCGATGGACGCTTTGATGGATTGCGGACGCCCACGAATGATTCAACTGGCAGTACTGGCTGACCGTGGACACCGCGAGCTGCCGATCCGGCCGGACTACATCGGTAAGAATGTACCTACCTCAAAGCATGAGCAAATTGAAGTGGCGCTGAAGGAATACGACGGCAAAGACGAGGTCTACATTATTTCAAACCGGGAGGAACGATAACATCATGACACTAACCAAGGTGAAGGAACGTAGTCTGCTAGGACTTAAAGAGCTTGACCGGTCGGAAATCAGCCAACTATTGAACAGAACAGCGTTTTGGGACAATCAAAGTGAGAAGCTAACACCCGTTTTGAACTCGCGTTTTATTTCCAACATGTTTTTTGAGAATAGCACTCGCACTCGCTTCTCATTCGAGATGGCAGAGAAACGACTGGGCGCTCAAGTCCTGAATTTTACGGCTGCAGCTTCTAGTGTAGAAAAAGGGGAGTCGATCTACGATACAGTGCGAACACTGGAATCGATGGGGATCGATGCTGGAGTTGTGCGTTTGAAGCCTGCAGGTGTACTGCAGCAGCTTGCGGAGAAAGTATCTATACCTCTCATCAATGCGGGGGATGGCAACAATGAGCATCCTACGCAAGCGCTGCTTGATCTTTACACCATGACCAAAACTTTTGGGGAATTAAAAGGTCTTACAGTTTCTATTATCGGGGACATCATGCATAGCCGAGTAGCACGTTCCAATCTGTGGGCTCTTACGAAGATGGGGGCCAAGGTACAATTCTGCGCACCCGAGAATATGAAGGCTCCGGAGCTTATGGAATATGCACCTTATGTAACCATAGAGGAAGCACTTAAAGCAGATGTGGTAATGATGCTTCGTGTGCAGCTTGAACGCCATGCTTCTGGCATCGTGCTTTCTGCGGAAGATTACCGCAGACAATACGGTTTAACGGAAGAGCGAGCAGCTAAGCTCGCAAAAGATACAATCATTATGCATCCAGCACCGGTTAACCGGAATGTCGAGATTGATGATGCAGTTGTAGAGTGCAGTCAATCAAGAATTTTCCCGCAAATGTCTAATGGGGTGCCGGTTCGGATGGCAGTTCTCGAAAGAGCTTTACTATAAAGCTTATAAAATGATAATGTATAGGGACTAATAAATATACACAAACATGAATTTTTATTATATAATAATGAGAGGGCCCACAGCCGGGATCTGAGGGTAAAGGTAGAATCATGACAGTGATTATTAGAAACGCCAGCGTATTGAATAAGGAAGGCTTGTTAGAGCGGAAACATATTGTACTTGAAGAAGGTGTGATATCGGCCTTAATCGATGGAAATGAAGCTGCTCCAGAAGCTGGAGAGATCATTGATGCTGAAGGCAAGCTGCTCATTCCAGGACTCATTGATATGCATGTGCACTTACGTGAACCGGGATTCGAACACAAGGAAACAGTGGAAACCGGAAGTCGCTCGGCTGCCAAAGGCGGATTTACAACTATCGCTTGTATGCCTAATACCCGTCCGGTAACAGATACTCCGGAAGTCGTACAATTTGTGAAAGACAAAGCGCGTGAAGCAGGACTAGTTAAAGTACTTCCTTATGCAGCCATTACGAAAAATGAGCTCGGACGTGAGCTGACTGATTTTGCGGCGCTTAAAGAAGCTGGAGCAATTGGTTATACCGACGACGGCGTGGGTGTACAAAGCGCTCAAATGATGAAAGATGCAATGAGCATCGCAGCATCGCTGGATATGCCAGTCATCGCTCACTGCGAGGATAACTCACTGGTTGAAGGCTGCTGTGTAGCCGAAGGTGAGTTCGCAAGGAAGCACGGGCTGAAAGGAATTCCGAATGAGTCGGAAGCTATCCATGTTGGACGCGATATTTTGCTAGCTGAAGCGACAGGCGTTCATTACCATGTATGCCATGTAAGTACTGAACAATCGGTGCGGTTGATTCGCCAAGCGAAAGAGATCGGCATTAAAGTAACTGCTGAGGTATGTCCGCATCACTTGCTGCTATCAGAAGAAGACATTCCAGGCCTTGACGCGAATTGGAAAATGAACCCGCCGCTACGCTCCCGCCGCGATGTTGAGGCATGCATCGAAGGTTTGCTTGACGGCACACTAGATATGATTGTTACGGATCACGCGCCACATAGTGAGGATGAAAAGGCTAAAGGAATGCAGCTTGCACC
This window of the Paenibacillus sp. FSL R10-2734 genome carries:
- a CDS encoding TraR/DksA C4-type zinc finger protein; the encoded protein is MTHLTVQQLSELRARLEKDRDTIQHRLKNNENYGLQESMRDGTGELSENDNHPGDAATDLYNRSMDISLLERDEHELDDIEAALSAMDEGTYGICKASGKPIPFERLSAIPSTLFCKEHAPRQNAPFTRPIEEEFLSPPFGRTSLDEREDQNGFDGEDAWQIVESYGNSDSPAMAEGNNISSYNDMEIEADELEGCVEPWENFIATDITGNHLIVVPGRSYERYKDSDEGSYMLDPLEGEE
- the lspA gene encoding signal peptidase II; translation: MVYYLIALIVFLLDQGTKYLIATRMEIGDQIPVIGNFFLITSHRNRGAAFGILQGQQWFFILVTVIVVAGIVWYLNKTRHSQKMLSIALGLVLGGAFGNFLDRMISGEVVDFLLFNFGSYSFPIFNVADSSIVIGVGLILLDSFRDLRKGEEITEIKEVKETKEVKEGNE
- a CDS encoding RluA family pseudouridine synthase; translation: MNDLNKDVNHEAASTSEEERDVTEWTVSAENARERIDKYITESWEGDISRSQVQLWISGGHVKVNGAPVKANYKLSEGDVVSVIVPEAEVTDLIPENIPLEVVYEDSDVIVINKPRGMVVHPAAGHPSGTLVNALMYHCKDLSGINGEIRPGIVHRIDKDTSGLIMVAKNDASHASLAAQLKEHSVTRRYIAVVHGNLSHDKGTVDAPIGRDPHDRKLYTVTEKNSKKSVTHFTVMERFGDSTLLELQLETGRTHQIRVHMKFIGHPLVGDPIYGRSKGTTMNGQALHAAALGFIHPSTGEYKEFSRPIPEDMEEVLFTLRSR
- a CDS encoding LL-diaminopimelate aminotransferase; translated protein: MSIEQYQDSFIQTNFADRIGGANYGKDTSIYKFEKIKRAKASAKLDFPDIELIDMGVGEPDEMADAGIVAKLAEEAAKEENRGYADNGIAEFKTAAAEYLREVFRVEGIDPVSEVVHSIGSKPALAMLPSCFINPGDITIMTVPGYPVLGTHTKYLGGQVFTVELKKENNFLPDLNEIPEEVAHKAKLLYLNYPNNPTGASATPEFFAEVVAWAKKYDVVVIHDAPYAALTYDGLKPLSFLSVPGAKDVGVELHSLSKSYNMTGWRIGFVAGNPLVVKAFSDVKDNNDSGQFIAIQKAAAYGLAHPEITEAIAAKYSRRHNLLVDALNSLGFKAEKPKGSFFLYVAAPKGVKGGRRFESGEDFSQFLIREKLISTVPWDDAGPFVRFSVTFIAKGEEEERRVISEIQRRLSDVEFEF
- the pyrR gene encoding bifunctional pyr operon transcriptional regulator/uracil phosphoribosyltransferase PyrR is translated as MVTEKNVIMDETAIRRALSRIAHEILEKNKGIENCLLVGIRTRGVYLAQRIAERIKEIEGVEIPYGELDITHYRDDREVEGSEAVVKSNVIITSGSDGIHDKKVILFDDVLYTGRTIRAAMDALMDCGRPRMIQLAVLADRGHRELPIRPDYIGKNVPTSKHEQIEVALKEYDGKDEVYIISNREER
- a CDS encoding aspartate carbamoyltransferase catalytic subunit; amino-acid sequence: MTLTKVKERSLLGLKELDRSEISQLLNRTAFWDNQSEKLTPVLNSRFISNMFFENSTRTRFSFEMAEKRLGAQVLNFTAAASSVEKGESIYDTVRTLESMGIDAGVVRLKPAGVLQQLAEKVSIPLINAGDGNNEHPTQALLDLYTMTKTFGELKGLTVSIIGDIMHSRVARSNLWALTKMGAKVQFCAPENMKAPELMEYAPYVTIEEALKADVVMMLRVQLERHASGIVLSAEDYRRQYGLTEERAAKLAKDTIIMHPAPVNRNVEIDDAVVECSQSRIFPQMSNGVPVRMAVLERALL
- a CDS encoding dihydroorotase, with the protein product MTVIIRNASVLNKEGLLERKHIVLEEGVISALIDGNEAAPEAGEIIDAEGKLLIPGLIDMHVHLREPGFEHKETVETGSRSAAKGGFTTIACMPNTRPVTDTPEVVQFVKDKAREAGLVKVLPYAAITKNELGRELTDFAALKEAGAIGYTDDGVGVQSAQMMKDAMSIAASLDMPVIAHCEDNSLVEGCCVAEGEFARKHGLKGIPNESEAIHVGRDILLAEATGVHYHVCHVSTEQSVRLIRQAKEIGIKVTAEVCPHHLLLSEEDIPGLDANWKMNPPLRSRRDVEACIEGLLDGTLDMIVTDHAPHSEDEKAKGMQLAPFGIVGFETAFPLLYTAFVATGKWDLSLLVQRMTADPARVFRLNTGVMDIGAPADLTLIDLEQEKEVDPGSFASKGRNTPFGGWKLKGWPVMTWVDGKAVWTEKN